One genomic window of Candidatus Minimicrobia sp. QA0096 includes the following:
- a CDS encoding bifunctional phosphoglucose/phosphomannose isomerase codes for MLDDMNVIKQYDPGDVLSGVLNIPEQARYEVSIHEGANQRRDFKNIVIAGMGGSALAADMVRVLTAGWLHIPLEVVKGYDLPGFVSEETLVIAVSHSGNTEETLSCYQQALEKKACLAAMSIGGALIERAKNDNVTYAQVPAGAQPRMSTVYHLRGLLKLLQHFWVIDNDLYDQVKNSADWLAGEISNWTAKTPEADNLAKQIAKLTIGKTLVVFGGELTWPLAYKWKISWNESAKNLAFSNQYPEFNHNEFIGWSSHPVEKPFTVFDIRSNLERDRIRERMELSDRLLSGKRPKAHVLELRGKTLMEQLLWGLVLADAASIYTAILNGVNPGPVQLIEKLKAELS; via the coding sequence ATGTTAGATGATATGAATGTGATAAAACAATATGATCCAGGCGACGTTTTGAGCGGCGTTTTGAATATCCCAGAACAAGCTCGATATGAGGTGTCGATCCACGAAGGCGCGAACCAGCGTCGAGATTTCAAGAATATTGTGATCGCGGGAATGGGCGGTTCGGCTTTAGCGGCTGATATGGTTCGAGTTTTGACCGCGGGCTGGTTGCATATTCCACTTGAAGTGGTGAAGGGCTATGATTTGCCGGGGTTCGTGAGCGAGGAAACGTTGGTTATTGCGGTTAGTCATTCGGGCAATACCGAGGAAACTCTGAGTTGCTATCAGCAAGCATTGGAAAAGAAGGCATGTCTGGCGGCTATGTCGATTGGTGGAGCGTTGATTGAGCGAGCGAAAAATGACAATGTAACTTACGCTCAAGTTCCAGCTGGCGCGCAGCCACGAATGTCGACGGTTTACCATTTGCGAGGATTATTGAAACTATTACAACATTTTTGGGTGATTGATAATGATTTGTACGATCAGGTGAAAAATAGCGCTGATTGGTTGGCGGGCGAGATATCTAATTGGACAGCCAAAACGCCAGAAGCTGATAATTTGGCGAAGCAGATTGCGAAATTAACAATTGGCAAGACGTTGGTTGTTTTTGGCGGTGAACTGACTTGGCCGCTGGCGTATAAATGGAAGATCAGCTGGAATGAATCGGCGAAGAATTTGGCGTTCTCGAATCAATATCCAGAATTTAATCATAACGAGTTTATCGGCTGGTCGTCGCATCCAGTAGAAAAGCCGTTTACGGTTTTTGATATTCGTAGCAATTTGGAGCGGGACAGAATCCGCGAGCGAATGGAGCTGAGCGACCGACTGTTAAGTGGCAAGCGACCAAAAGCGCACGTACTGGAACTTCGAGGAAAGACGCTTATGGAACAATTACTGTGGGGTTTGGTGCTGGCTGACGCGGCTAGTATTTACACAGCCATTCTCAATGGAGTCAATCCTGGTCCAGTTCAGTTGATTGAAAAATTGAAAGCGGAACTTAGTTAA
- a CDS encoding ABC transporter permease produces MKILVKNHFENATQALRANRGRTFLTIVGVAIGIASITMVLSLTGGFNHLLGDNSNQSSAPVAIVKSGNQKAIPNLLTESDNTTTVNTLTETDARDIEKIANTKAAPIAFLHAELRAREGKVDIQNAALIGSTESLKDVANLQIATGQFINDIGGVVVGQQLSVDLFGTERSIGNVIYIRNQPLTVVGVLKNIENQASYLDVNFNNAAIIPLSVIKKFTQGTPQIQQIIVTTKDYKNLNSVIKSADDILKKNHDSDKNYRIVSGEEINEKKSNVARFLSIILTVIGIISLLIGGIGVMNVMLVNVAERQREVGVRRAVGATGWDIINQFLIEAAIIGFLGGILGYGLGLVGAYIASLYLPLTPYIYWQTAVLSIGLSIIIGVISGVYPAARATRRDPIESLRY; encoded by the coding sequence GTGAAAATATTAGTAAAAAATCATTTTGAAAACGCTACTCAGGCGCTACGAGCTAATCGTGGACGAACATTTTTGACAATTGTAGGCGTAGCTATTGGCATCGCCAGCATCACCATGGTTCTATCTCTAACTGGCGGATTTAATCACCTATTAGGCGACAATTCCAACCAATCATCTGCTCCTGTCGCTATTGTTAAGTCTGGCAATCAAAAAGCCATCCCGAATCTACTGACCGAATCCGACAACACGACGACAGTCAACACATTGACTGAAACGGACGCCAGGGATATAGAAAAAATTGCCAATACAAAAGCTGCGCCAATTGCATTTCTGCACGCCGAACTGCGCGCCCGCGAAGGTAAAGTCGATATCCAAAACGCCGCGTTAATCGGCAGTACGGAATCGCTAAAAGACGTCGCTAATTTGCAAATTGCTACTGGGCAATTTATTAACGACATCGGCGGAGTTGTCGTCGGTCAGCAATTGTCGGTCGATTTGTTCGGCACCGAAAGATCCATCGGAAACGTTATTTACATCCGAAATCAACCATTGACCGTTGTTGGCGTGTTGAAGAATATTGAAAATCAAGCCAGTTATTTGGACGTGAATTTTAATAACGCCGCCATTATTCCATTGTCTGTGATTAAAAAATTCACCCAAGGAACGCCGCAGATTCAGCAAATCATCGTAACTACCAAAGATTATAAAAATCTCAATTCAGTCATAAAATCGGCTGACGATATTTTGAAGAAGAATCATGATAGTGATAAGAATTATCGAATCGTTTCCGGTGAAGAGATAAACGAAAAGAAGTCTAATGTCGCGAGGTTTCTCTCGATAATCTTAACTGTCATCGGTATTATTTCTCTGTTAATCGGTGGAATAGGCGTTATGAACGTGATGCTTGTCAATGTCGCCGAGCGCCAGCGTGAAGTCGGCGTCAGACGAGCCGTCGGCGCCACAGGCTGGGATATCATCAATCAATTCTTAATCGAGGCAGCGATCATCGGATTCCTCGGCGGAATATTGGGCTATGGATTAGGCTTGGTGGGAGCTTATATTGCCAGCTTATATTTACCTCTCACACCTTATATTTATTGGCAAACAGCCGTCTTATCAATTGGACTATCAATAATCATCGGCGTAATTTCTGGCGTATATCCAGCAGCCCGCGCCACCAGACGCGACCCAATCGAATCTCTACGATATTAA
- a CDS encoding ABC transporter ATP-binding protein produces MKETIPPRIRLVNVTKKFGFGDAEIRALDNVDLTVKKGEFIAIMGPSGCGKTTLLNTLGLLDQPSEGEYYLDDVAVDNLSSRRRAKIRSKHIGFVFQNFNLIPRLTVIENVALPLTYKGLGKVKRLQEASRILKTFHLGQREYYMPHQLSGGQVQRVAIARALVNSPSIILADEPTGNLDSKSSHLIMEELSDLHRRGNTIIMVTHNPELTHYASRVITMLDGKIDTDEHKEKRKFTKKLIVDDEKEEKPKKQKSSKKSRAKKS; encoded by the coding sequence ATGAAAGAAACTATTCCACCACGCATTAGACTTGTTAATGTCACTAAAAAATTTGGCTTTGGTGATGCTGAGATTCGCGCCTTAGATAACGTCGATTTAACCGTTAAAAAGGGTGAATTTATCGCTATTATGGGCCCAAGCGGCTGCGGAAAAACTACTCTATTAAACACCCTTGGACTATTAGACCAGCCGTCAGAGGGCGAATATTATCTGGATGATGTCGCTGTCGACAATCTCAGTTCGCGACGACGCGCCAAAATTCGCTCCAAACACATCGGCTTCGTTTTCCAGAATTTCAATCTTATCCCTCGCCTGACTGTAATTGAAAACGTAGCATTGCCGCTAACGTATAAAGGACTCGGGAAAGTTAAACGACTTCAAGAAGCTAGCCGCATTCTGAAAACTTTTCATCTGGGACAACGCGAATATTACATGCCACATCAATTATCCGGCGGTCAGGTTCAGCGCGTAGCAATTGCTAGAGCGCTGGTTAATAGCCCGTCAATTATCTTAGCCGATGAACCAACAGGAAATTTGGATAGCAAATCGAGTCATCTCATTATGGAAGAATTGTCCGACCTACATCGTCGCGGCAATACTATAATTATGGTTACTCACAACCCAGAATTGACTCATTATGCCAGTCGCGTCATCACCATGCTGGACGGAAAAATCGACACTGACGAGCATAAGGAAAAGCGCAAGTTCACTAAGAAGTTAATTGTAGACGACGAAAAAGAAGAAAAACCTAAGAAGCAAAAGTCTTCAAAGAAATCGAGGGCGAAAAAATCGTGA
- a CDS encoding ribonucleoside-diphosphate reductase subunit alpha — MKEINVVKRDGTKEPFDANKINTAILKACEGLPDQISKVVQVATELQLTLFDGITTEQLDEAVIQTVLQNVKDDPDYDKIAARLLLKTVYKQILGDYETAEELKKLHAREFPKFVKSAVKEGLLDNRMADGRFDLKKLAAELDPARDDLSKYLGVVTNKNRYALRKQNGSPIETPQFTHMRIAMGLSYNEADPTTAAIEFYNHMSNLEYVPGGSTRVNAGGSFPQLSNCFLLNVDDDMESIAKAVRDTMWIAKGTGGIGIGFTKLRAAGSPVKTTNTESTGPIPFMKMIDTALFAVSRKGKKAGAAAIYMENWHLNFDQFIDLRQNSGDPYLRTRFANTAVFISDEFMKRVEKDQDWYLFDPAETPDLTELYGEEFSARYKEYIKMAEAGKLRAFDKVPARQQFKRILTSLQATSHPWLTWKDTINVRALNNNTGTIHLSNLCTEITLPQDKNNIATCNLVSINLSAFLGEDKTWDWDRLKEAARAAVRQLDNLCDITQTPIPEAMHSNQQTRAIGLGIMGLSDVLEKLGYCYESKESYDLVDQLTEFISYHAIDQSADLAKELGSYPTFAGSGWSKGLLPIDTVDKLSKDRGVKVKIDQKTRLDWDSLRKKVKKGMRNATLMAIAPTANIGHVAGTTPGIDPQFAQIFSRSTLNGKFLEVNHNLVRDLKKLGLWDDLKDEIFAAQGDIQDIDGIPQNIKDVYKTSFQLSPYAFIEVAARAQKWVDQAISRNMYLETRDIDEYVKIYSEAWKRGLKTTYYLHVKPRHQSEQTTVSVDKIAEQKVRTNSKVRGFGFAKINK; from the coding sequence GTGAAAGAAATTAACGTAGTCAAACGCGACGGAACAAAAGAGCCGTTTGATGCAAATAAAATTAACACGGCTATTTTAAAAGCATGCGAAGGTTTGCCGGACCAAATTTCTAAGGTCGTTCAAGTTGCGACTGAATTGCAATTGACATTATTTGATGGAATTACGACCGAACAACTAGACGAGGCTGTCATTCAAACAGTTTTACAAAACGTTAAAGACGACCCAGACTATGATAAAATCGCGGCACGATTATTATTGAAAACTGTCTATAAGCAGATTTTGGGCGATTATGAGACGGCGGAAGAATTGAAAAAGCTTCATGCGCGCGAATTTCCGAAGTTCGTTAAGTCGGCAGTAAAAGAAGGATTGTTGGATAATCGCATGGCTGACGGTCGATTTGATCTGAAAAAGCTGGCGGCGGAACTTGATCCAGCGCGTGATGATTTGAGTAAATATTTGGGTGTGGTGACCAATAAAAACCGCTACGCTCTTCGTAAGCAAAACGGCTCACCAATTGAAACGCCTCAGTTTACGCACATGCGAATTGCTATGGGGCTTAGTTACAACGAGGCTGATCCGACCACTGCAGCGATTGAGTTTTATAATCACATGAGTAATTTGGAATACGTTCCGGGTGGCTCAACGCGAGTTAATGCTGGCGGTTCGTTCCCACAGCTCAGTAACTGTTTCTTGCTTAATGTCGATGATGATATGGAGTCAATTGCTAAGGCTGTTCGCGACACAATGTGGATTGCTAAAGGCACGGGCGGAATTGGTATTGGTTTTACAAAGCTACGCGCAGCTGGCAGTCCAGTTAAAACCACCAACACTGAATCGACTGGACCAATTCCATTTATGAAGATGATTGATACGGCGCTGTTTGCGGTTTCTCGTAAGGGAAAAAAGGCTGGTGCAGCTGCAATTTACATGGAAAACTGGCACCTTAATTTTGATCAATTTATCGATCTTCGTCAAAACTCTGGCGACCCATATCTACGAACCAGATTTGCAAATACCGCGGTATTTATCTCTGACGAATTTATGAAGCGAGTAGAAAAAGATCAAGATTGGTATTTGTTTGATCCAGCGGAAACTCCAGATTTGACGGAATTATACGGCGAAGAATTTTCGGCGCGATATAAAGAATATATCAAGATGGCAGAAGCTGGAAAATTGCGTGCGTTTGATAAAGTTCCAGCTCGTCAGCAATTTAAGCGCATTTTGACTAGTTTGCAGGCGACATCACATCCGTGGCTGACTTGGAAAGACACGATTAACGTGCGAGCATTAAATAACAATACGGGCACAATTCACCTCAGTAACTTGTGTACGGAAATTACATTACCGCAGGATAAAAATAATATTGCGACGTGTAATTTGGTGAGCATTAATTTGTCGGCATTTCTCGGTGAGGATAAAACTTGGGATTGGGATAGATTGAAAGAAGCGGCTCGTGCGGCAGTGCGACAATTGGACAATTTGTGCGACATCACTCAAACGCCAATTCCAGAAGCGATGCATTCGAATCAACAAACTCGAGCAATTGGCCTCGGGATTATGGGTCTTTCTGACGTATTGGAGAAGTTGGGCTATTGCTACGAATCAAAAGAATCTTACGATTTGGTTGATCAATTGACAGAGTTCATTAGCTATCACGCGATTGACCAGTCGGCTGATTTGGCAAAGGAATTGGGTAGTTATCCAACATTCGCGGGTAGCGGCTGGAGCAAGGGCCTTCTTCCGATTGATACGGTTGATAAATTGTCGAAAGATCGCGGCGTGAAGGTGAAAATAGACCAAAAGACGCGACTGGACTGGGACAGTTTGCGAAAGAAGGTGAAGAAGGGAATGCGAAATGCGACTCTTATGGCAATTGCGCCGACGGCTAATATTGGGCATGTGGCGGGAACGACTCCTGGAATTGATCCGCAATTTGCACAGATTTTCAGTCGCTCGACTTTGAATGGTAAGTTTTTGGAAGTGAACCATAATTTAGTTCGCGATTTGAAGAAGCTTGGTCTGTGGGATGATTTGAAAGATGAGATTTTTGCAGCTCAAGGCGATATTCAAGATATTGACGGCATTCCGCAAAACATCAAGGATGTTTATAAGACAAGCTTCCAGCTCAGTCCGTACGCATTTATTGAAGTGGCAGCCAGGGCTCAGAAGTGGGTGGATCAGGCGATTTCTCGAAATATGTACCTGGAGACGCGAGATATTGATGAATATGTGAAGATTTATTCAGAAGCGTGGAAGCGTGGCTTGAAAACGACATATTATCTACACGTTAAGCCGCGTCATCAGTCGGAGCAAACGACGGTTTCAGTTGATAAAATTGCAGAACAAAAAGTCCGTACAAATAGTAAAGTGCGCGGATTTGGATTTGCGAAAATTAATAAATAA
- a CDS encoding ribonucleotide-diphosphate reductase subunit beta, producing MGILGSGLRDGLSLHPIRYPWAYDLYNQAVANTWFPNEVQLVQDLADFEKLSDDEKHALKTVISYLNPNELLINKSLAFGIYPYVNAAEAQLYLSKQMWEEANHFMTFEYIIETFPFDREEIYAAGFGKKSLADKADFQNKHLDVMLDPNLDIYSLEGKKDFVRSLVAYNIVLEGIWFYSGFMVGMSFRQRNLLRNVGSLLDWITRDENLHLTFGINLLLTILDENPELQTQEFAEEIRGLILQAVELEKAYNKDMLPKGILGLNADYVNQYVMHMTDRRLQELGFEPEYNVPNPAKWMAAANDTLELVNFFESTNTSYEVNTTK from the coding sequence ATGGGAATTTTAGGTTCAGGATTACGCGATGGATTGTCACTTCACCCAATTCGTTACCCTTGGGCGTATGATCTTTATAATCAAGCAGTGGCTAACACGTGGTTTCCAAACGAAGTTCAATTAGTCCAAGATTTGGCAGATTTTGAAAAATTGTCAGATGATGAAAAACACGCCTTAAAAACAGTGATTAGCTATTTGAACCCAAACGAGTTATTGATCAATAAATCATTGGCGTTTGGTATTTATCCATACGTGAACGCGGCGGAAGCTCAACTATATTTGTCGAAACAGATGTGGGAAGAAGCTAACCACTTTATGACGTTTGAATACATTATTGAGACATTTCCGTTTGATCGCGAGGAAATTTATGCTGCGGGATTTGGTAAAAAATCATTAGCCGACAAAGCTGACTTCCAGAATAAGCATTTGGATGTGATGCTTGATCCGAATTTGGATATTTATTCGCTGGAAGGTAAGAAAGATTTTGTTCGTTCATTGGTAGCATATAACATCGTGCTTGAGGGAATTTGGTTCTATTCAGGCTTTATGGTTGGTATGAGTTTCCGCCAGCGTAATTTGTTGCGCAACGTTGGCTCGCTACTGGACTGGATTACTCGCGATGAAAATCTTCACTTGACGTTTGGTATCAATTTGCTTTTGACAATTTTGGACGAGAACCCAGAATTGCAAACACAGGAATTTGCAGAAGAAATTCGTGGCTTGATTCTGCAGGCAGTGGAGCTTGAGAAGGCTTACAATAAGGATATGCTACCAAAGGGAATTTTGGGATTGAATGCTGATTATGTCAATCAGTATGTTATGCATATGACCGACCGTCGCTTGCAAGAATTAGGTTTTGAGCCTGAATATAACGTGCCAAATCCAGCTAAATGGATGGCAGCTGCCAATGATACGCTGGAATTGGTGAATTTCTTTGAAAGCACAAACACTAGTTACGAAGTTAATACCACGAAGTAA
- a CDS encoding pyridoxamine 5'-phosphate oxidase family protein: MNELAKEILDTVEVGALATVNSDRTPLVTPIHFARLGDSIVWISEPTARHSENAFRNGKAEFVVWDDKKRAVFLKTNVTELPESEKEAAMAAYKEKLADFMPRCQNPQIYVAPIGELDEKTTTGNWLHFIA, encoded by the coding sequence ATGAACGAATTAGCGAAAGAAATATTAGATACAGTCGAAGTTGGTGCGTTGGCTACTGTTAATTCTGATAGGACGCCACTGGTGACACCAATACATTTTGCACGATTGGGTGATTCGATAGTTTGGATATCAGAGCCGACTGCGCGCCATTCGGAGAATGCGTTTCGAAACGGTAAGGCAGAATTTGTGGTTTGGGATGATAAAAAGCGAGCAGTTTTCTTAAAAACTAACGTGACTGAACTTCCAGAATCTGAAAAAGAGGCGGCAATGGCAGCTTATAAAGAGAAGTTGGCTGATTTTATGCCACGTTGTCAAAATCCGCAAATATACGTTGCACCGATTGGTGAACTTGATGAAAAAACTACAACGGGCAATTGGCTGCATTTTATTGCATAA
- the argS gene encoding arginine--tRNA ligase, with amino-acid sequence MEQIISQVVKQLFDQDISVQLTRPDPKFGDFATNVALQLAKPLGKNPREIAEMIAENLRKEEEFSEVSVAGPGFINVKLSDQSVLNSLKKEPTTKRAGQTVVIETNCPNPFKAMHIGHALNAILADTMANLLAVDGAIVHRVSYHGDVGTHVGKSMWAILREIDGDVNKLNEIPADKRNEFMSRMYVEGARAAKESPEAKAEIDELAKQSFVLDDPLYKQVYEICKSWSFDEIDSNVGRLGNVPIERRYVESETEELGKSLIKEKTPEVFTKSDGAYVFKGSKYGAFDNVFIGSHGNGLYGAHDMGLIQLKYKDYPDLDLSITVNAEEQAAYFRGVIAASELSIPVLKGKLFNYATGFVKLATGKMSSRTGEVVTIGWLFDEFKKAIENAGGEPTDDVIAGALRYQFLKVKIGGDVIFDINDAVSLTGNTGSYLQYAHARARGILTKSDKEIAFPTELFDEDKMLVRKLSEYVDVVDRAKESLEPHYICTYLFELAQEFNRYYEKNQVIGSDKEAHRVGIVAIYADILKAGLAILGIVAPERL; translated from the coding sequence ATGGAACAGATTATTTCTCAAGTAGTGAAGCAACTTTTTGATCAAGATATATCAGTGCAATTGACGCGTCCTGATCCGAAGTTTGGTGACTTTGCTACAAATGTGGCATTGCAATTGGCTAAGCCGCTGGGAAAAAATCCGCGTGAAATTGCGGAGATGATTGCTGAAAATCTGCGCAAGGAAGAGGAGTTTAGTGAAGTAAGCGTGGCTGGTCCAGGTTTTATCAATGTAAAGCTGAGCGATCAATCCGTTCTAAATTCTTTGAAAAAAGAGCCAACGACGAAGCGCGCCGGTCAGACGGTTGTAATTGAAACCAATTGTCCGAATCCATTTAAGGCTATGCATATCGGACACGCTTTGAATGCGATTTTGGCGGACACGATGGCTAATTTGTTGGCGGTTGATGGCGCAATTGTGCATCGAGTGAGTTATCACGGTGATGTCGGAACACATGTTGGTAAAAGTATGTGGGCGATTTTGCGTGAGATTGACGGCGATGTGAATAAATTGAACGAAATCCCAGCTGATAAGCGAAATGAATTTATGAGTCGCATGTACGTTGAAGGTGCGCGTGCGGCGAAAGAATCTCCAGAGGCGAAAGCAGAAATTGATGAACTAGCCAAGCAATCATTCGTCTTGGATGATCCACTATATAAACAAGTTTACGAAATCTGTAAAAGTTGGAGTTTTGACGAAATTGACTCTAATGTTGGGCGACTTGGAAACGTGCCAATTGAGCGACGTTACGTTGAGAGCGAAACTGAAGAATTGGGAAAATCTTTGATTAAAGAGAAAACTCCAGAGGTGTTTACCAAATCTGACGGTGCGTATGTTTTTAAGGGTAGCAAATACGGCGCGTTTGATAACGTGTTTATTGGATCTCATGGCAATGGCCTTTATGGCGCGCATGATATGGGATTAATTCAGTTGAAGTATAAGGATTACCCAGATTTGGACTTATCGATTACAGTAAACGCCGAGGAGCAAGCAGCGTACTTCCGTGGCGTGATTGCGGCTAGTGAATTGTCGATTCCGGTTTTGAAGGGAAAATTGTTCAATTACGCGACTGGCTTTGTTAAATTGGCAACTGGAAAGATGAGTTCGCGAACGGGTGAGGTTGTTACAATTGGCTGGCTGTTCGATGAGTTTAAGAAGGCAATTGAAAATGCTGGTGGTGAGCCAACCGACGACGTGATTGCTGGCGCGCTTCGTTATCAATTCTTGAAAGTGAAGATCGGCGGTGACGTCATATTTGATATTAATGACGCGGTAAGTTTGACGGGAAATACGGGAAGCTACCTGCAATACGCCCATGCTCGAGCGCGAGGCATTTTAACTAAATCCGATAAAGAAATTGCCTTTCCGACAGAGTTGTTTGACGAAGATAAGATGCTGGTCAGAAAGTTGAGCGAGTATGTGGACGTGGTTGATCGCGCTAAGGAAAGTCTGGAGCCTCATTACATTTGTACGTATTTGTTTGAATTGGCTCAGGAATTCAATCGATATTACGAGAAAAATCAGGTTATTGGTAGTGACAAAGAGGCGCACCGCGTAGGAATCGTGGCAATTTACGCCGACATTCTTAAGGCTGGACTGGCTATTTTGGGAATCGTGGCACCAGAACGGTTGTAA
- a CDS encoding MscL family protein: protein MKSSESTKGSKVSAKKLASKSVKAAAKVAALKEKKIVSAAIKDTHMAGFVNFIREQGVVGMAVGLAIGTAAGDTVKKLVTAFIDPLVQLVVGSQQGLQSASFTVEVAGRKGEFLYGAFVSSLITLIAVAFVVYAIIHFLKLDKLDKKKD, encoded by the coding sequence ATGAAATCTTCAGAATCAACTAAAGGTTCAAAAGTATCAGCTAAGAAATTAGCTTCGAAGAGCGTAAAAGCCGCGGCGAAAGTTGCCGCTCTTAAAGAGAAGAAAATTGTAAGTGCAGCTATAAAAGATACTCACATGGCTGGATTTGTTAATTTTATTCGCGAACAGGGCGTCGTCGGTATGGCGGTTGGTTTGGCAATCGGTACCGCAGCTGGTGATACTGTGAAAAAATTGGTAACAGCATTTATTGATCCGCTAGTGCAGCTGGTTGTTGGTTCTCAGCAAGGGTTACAATCAGCTTCATTCACAGTTGAAGTTGCTGGACGTAAAGGTGAGTTTTTATACGGCGCATTTGTTAGCTCGTTAATCACGTTGATAGCCGTTGCGTTTGTTGTATATGCAATCATTCACTTCTTGAAACTCGATAAATTAGATAAGAAAAAGGATTAA
- the pyrH gene encoding UMP kinase has product MTKRILLKLSGEQLQGEFASGFDPKRARWIAEQIRPALDDGAEIVIMVGGGNYVRGNQIIGHGIQPVSAHNIGMLSTLMNAIALADVLNDAGLPTRALSTVEVNQFIDHYTFRRAISHIKKNRIVIVACGTGRPFLTTDTAALNLALEMQCDAVIKTTKVDGVYDKDPMKFPDAVKIDHLSYQEALTNPNIAVMDKAAIGLAMDEHIPVVICDLLTDGNILRATRGESVGTLIS; this is encoded by the coding sequence ATGACAAAACGCATCCTACTCAAATTATCAGGTGAACAACTTCAAGGCGAATTCGCCAGCGGCTTTGACCCAAAACGCGCTCGCTGGATTGCCGAACAAATTCGACCAGCGCTGGACGACGGGGCTGAAATTGTAATTATGGTTGGCGGCGGCAATTATGTTCGTGGCAATCAAATTATCGGTCACGGAATTCAACCTGTTTCCGCACATAATATCGGGATGCTTTCTACGCTAATGAATGCAATTGCTCTAGCTGACGTATTAAATGACGCAGGACTGCCAACTCGCGCATTATCTACGGTTGAAGTCAATCAATTTATTGACCACTATACTTTCCGACGCGCCATTAGCCATATTAAGAAAAATCGCATCGTTATTGTGGCGTGCGGCACTGGTCGGCCGTTCTTGACCACCGATACTGCAGCCTTAAACTTAGCACTAGAAATGCAATGTGACGCCGTAATTAAAACGACAAAGGTTGACGGAGTTTATGATAAAGATCCTATGAAATTCCCTGACGCCGTAAAAATTGATCATTTATCTTACCAAGAAGCCCTGACAAATCCTAACATTGCCGTTATGGATAAGGCGGCAATTGGACTAGCAATGGACGAACATATTCCAGTTGTAATTTGTGATTTGCTTACAGACGGAAATATTCTCCGCGCAACCCGCGGAGAATCAGTAGGCACGCTTATTAGTTAA